ATACGATAATCCGGCAATCGGCAGCTACCATATGCTGAGCGTCAGGGGGAAACAATTAAAGGCAAAACTGGTCGGGATTGTTGATGAATTTGAAAAGCCGAAGATTTATATGGCCCAGGAACAGTATGATGCGGTCGCTAATCCAGATCACTACATTAATAGTTTAATGTTTGTCGCCAAGGATAAAAGCTATGACAAGGTAATAGCCCTGAAAAAAGATATAGAGAAGGCGATTAAGCCGTCCACCCTGCAAGTCCTCTATGTCATGATGCAGGCTGAGCGTGTCAAAATTATCTACGACCACCTAAAAATAATCTTAGTGACAATCGTGTTCTTTGCCCTGCTGGTGCTCGTGGTCAGCGCCATAGGAATGGCATCTGCCACGGGCATTAATATAATGGAGCGGACCCGTGAGATTGGCGTGCTGAGAGCCATCGGGGCCACTCCTAAAATCATCTACAGCCTGTTTGTAGCCGAAGGGATGATAGTGAGCGTCATAAGTATATTTTTCGGATTGTTATTGTCGTGGCCACTCAGCATCATTGCATCAAAGTTCTTCGGCAACTTGATGCTGGATGTCGATCTTCATTATTCATTCAGTAAAACCGGCTTTGTGATAACGCTAATCGCAACTTTAATTTTCGGCTGGATAGCCAGCCGAATCCCGGCACGCAAAGCAATCAAGGTTTCAACCCGGGAAGCGCTGGCGTATGAGTAGGCAGGAGGCAGTTATGTCGACAGGACAGGGTAAAAAAATATGCTTTGGTGATAATCGCAACCGGCCTTGGAGTAAAACGCCAATGGTTTCTAAGATTCCTGACGGTAAATTCAAAGGACTTTTTAAATTGATTCTGGACGAAAACTCTATTCTGAGGATTGACGGCGACCGCAGGGGAACAAGAATATCATGTATAAAAGGCGCTGTATATATTACCCAGCAAAATGATATTAAAGATCATGTACTGCCTGCTGATGAGAGCTTTCTGATTAACAGGCAAGGGCGCATCATTATCTGGGCACTTTCCGCCGCCGCAATAGAAATAGATTTTTGCGATACTGGCAGATACTGCCTGATAGAACGGCTGAGGCGTTTTATCGCAATGGGAGGATTATGAAATGAAGTATAGATTATCTTTAAAGGAGATATCATGAAACTTTCAACTATTTCCAAACTAACGGTCAGCGGGCAGTCCTCTCTGATGTTTCAATTACTTAAAATGAGCAATGAATTTTACCGCTTGTGTTTTGTTTCCGCCGCTTTATCCAATGGCGTTTATGATAATTTTATCGGGGGGAAAGCAAGCTTTGAACGCCTCTGCGAAAAGCTTGGCATTATATCCAACCGCGAAGGGCTTCGGGCCTGGCTTGAACTCGGGGTGAGCCTTGGTGAATTGAAACGCGCCGGAAATGAGTATCAAATAAAGGGCAAGCTGTCAAAGACATTAATGAAATCAAGTAATGACGCGTATAAAGCCCTTCTGGAAGAAATCGTTAGATATCATTATCCCTTTGTGATGGATACGCCGGCTATGCTCAAGGAGCAGAAATTGTTTCCCTTTGATGAATCCACCGGAGAGTTGGTTGCGCGTTCTTCCCGTATAAGCGAGCCTTTTATCTTTGAAGCAGTGGACGCGGCAATTCCCGCGCAGGGGGATTTCACATTGCTGGAGATTGGTTGCGGTTCAGGAATTTACATTCAACGGGCTTGCGCGCGTAATTCAAGGCTCCGCGCCGTCGGCCTTGACCTTCAGGAAAAAGTGGCTGACTTTGCGCGAAATAACATTACGAACTGGGGATTGGATAATCGCGTAACCATTAAACATTGCGACGTGAGGGGTTATTCAAGCAGCCGGAAATTTGACCTGATAACACTCCACCAGAATATCTATTATTTCCCGGCGGCAGACAGGGTGACATTGTTCAGGCACTTAAACAATTATTTAAAACCAGGCGGGTGGGTGTTACTAACAACAGTCTGTCAGGGCGGCAGCCCAATCATGCAGATATTGAATATTTGGGCGTCTACGAGTGAAGGATATGGCCCTTTGCCCTACCCTGAGCAATTGTGTCAGCAATTCAAAGAGGCCGGCTTTGCCAAAGTAAAAATAAAGCGTCTCATACCGTTTGAAAGCTTTTGGGCATTTGTTGCGGCAAAACCATATTAAATTAAGGAGGATGAACCATGGCAAAAATAGGCATTCTGACATGTTCCAATGCAACACAAGACCTTG
The window above is part of the Nitrospirota bacterium genome. Proteins encoded here:
- a CDS encoding DUF2917 domain-containing protein — translated: MVSKIPDGKFKGLFKLILDENSILRIDGDRRGTRISCIKGAVYITQQNDIKDHVLPADESFLINRQGRIIIWALSAAAIEIDFCDTGRYCLIERLRRFIAMGGL
- a CDS encoding class I SAM-dependent methyltransferase, with the protein product MKLSTISKLTVSGQSSLMFQLLKMSNEFYRLCFVSAALSNGVYDNFIGGKASFERLCEKLGIISNREGLRAWLELGVSLGELKRAGNEYQIKGKLSKTLMKSSNDAYKALLEEIVRYHYPFVMDTPAMLKEQKLFPFDESTGELVARSSRISEPFIFEAVDAAIPAQGDFTLLEIGCGSGIYIQRACARNSRLRAVGLDLQEKVADFARNNITNWGLDNRVTIKHCDVRGYSSSRKFDLITLHQNIYYFPAADRVTLFRHLNNYLKPGGWVLLTTVCQGGSPIMQILNIWASTSEGYGPLPYPEQLCQQFKEAGFAKVKIKRLIPFESFWAFVAAKPY